The window CCGCAGTATTCAAGGCCGTCCTACTCAACCCCGACCCAGTCGCGCTCAAGCCTTCACCAACCCCTGCTGCGCGGCCCCGCCGAGCGCCAGATAGACGTCCTCCAGGCTGGGCGTGGCGAGGGTGAAGTCGTCGAGGGCGGAGAAGGCGGCCCCGCCGGTGACGGTGGCGACCACCGCGCGGGCCTCCTCGGGGGCGAGCCGCAGCGTCCAGCGGCGGCCCGACTCCACGACCCGGTCCTGCAGCGCGGCGACCTCGGGAACGTGCAGCGGCGCCGCGTCCCGCCACACGAGGTCGACCCGGACCTCCCCGGCGACCTGTTCCTTGAGCCCGACCGGGGTGTCACAGGCGATCACCCGCCCCCGGTCGAGCACGGCGACCCGGTCCAGCACGGTCTCGGCCTCGATGACGTTGTGGGTGACGAGCAGCACGGTCGTCCCCTGCTCGGCGCGCCGCCGGTCGACGGCGGACCAGACCGCCCGCCGTGCCACGGGATCCATCCCGGTGGTCGGCTCGTCGAGCACGAGCAGCGGCCGCGCGCCGACCAGCGCGGCGGCGAAACAGGCGAGCCGCCGCTGCCCCCCGGACAGCTTCTTGAGCGGCCGCCCGGCAAGCTCGGTAAGGCCCAGCTCTTCCAGTACGGCGTCCCGCTCGGCCCGCGCCACATGCACGTCGAGTCCGCGCAGCCGCCCGGTGGTCTCTGCGGCGAGCGAGACGGTCAGTTCATCGAGGGCGGTCGACTCCTGGCCGAGGTAGGCGAGGATCCGCGCGGCCCGCTCCGGGTGCCGCACGATGTCGTGCCCGAGGATCTCCACACTGCCGCGATCGGGCCGCATCAGCCCGGTGAGCTGCCGTACGAGCGTGGTCTTGCCGGCGCCGTTCGGCCCGAGCAGCCCGAAGATCTCACCGCGCCGGATGTCCAGCCGTACGTCATCGGTGGCCCGCACCTCGGGGGTCGCGGGTGTCCCACGCCGTCCCCGTACGGCCGGATAGGTCTTGGTCAGCCCGCGCACGGCGCACACGACATCACCACTGGGCCGAAGTGCCTGTGCCGCGCGCGTACTCACAAGGGATGAGCCTACGGGGTCGGGAAGCCGGGCCCGTCCCCGGGTGGCCCGATCGTCACAAATCCGTCCCTATCGAAACGTCCGGATCGAAAGTCCGCGCTACTCCCCCGCGGGCGCGTGTTCCGCCGCGGTCCGCACATCGATCTCCCGCCAGAACCCGGCCCGGATCGCGTACCGGTCGTGCTCGTCGATCTGGTCGTCCTTGTGCGCGAGCAGCCCGAACCGCGCCGCGTACCGCAGCAGCTCCCCGTCGATCCGATGCGGAATCCGTGGGTACATCCCCGACAGTTTCTGGAAGTGGCTCTGGTCGCCCAGCCGCCCCATCCATCGGCGCGCGAACACCTGTCCGACCTCGTACGGATCCCCGCCGACGGTCGTGATGTCCTCCTCCCGGTCGGCCCACCGCTGCTCCGCCGTGGTCAGCTGGGCCAGCGTCGGCATGGAGGCGACCTCGGGCGGCTCGGCGGTGGCGCCGGGCCGGTCGACCCAGCCCTTGTCGGAGGACCACCGCAGCGTCGCGCTCGCGGGAGGCGCGGCGGGCTGCACGCCCGGGGCCCGCAACGCGGCCAGATCCT of the Streptomyces sp. NBC_00287 genome contains:
- a CDS encoding ABC transporter ATP-binding protein, which encodes MCAVRGLTKTYPAVRGRRGTPATPEVRATDDVRLDIRRGEIFGLLGPNGAGKTTLVRQLTGLMRPDRGSVEILGHDIVRHPERAARILAYLGQESTALDELTVSLAAETTGRLRGLDVHVARAERDAVLEELGLTELAGRPLKKLSGGQRRLACFAAALVGARPLLVLDEPTTGMDPVARRAVWSAVDRRRAEQGTTVLLVTHNVIEAETVLDRVAVLDRGRVIACDTPVGLKEQVAGEVRVDLVWRDAAPLHVPEVAALQDRVVESGRRWTLRLAPEEARAVVATVTGGAAFSALDDFTLATPSLEDVYLALGGAAQQGLVKA